The DNA window ACCCTCGACACCCATCCCCATTTTCATTATGAATATCGCATCAAGAATAACATTTGAAAAAGCTCCAAGCACCTGTGTCCCCATCGCATAGCGGGGACTGCCGCAGGCACGGATCAGGGAGTTGATCCCGTGTCCAAGCAAGGCCAGCGGACCTCCGATGAGAATTATGCGCAGATAGTTTCTGGCAAGCGGCAATATCTCGTCGCTCGCACCGGAGATACGAAGAAGGAAATCAACACCGTTTATACTTAGAGCCATACCGGCAAAGCCGACAAGGGCAAGCAGCATAAAGGTGTGGGCGAGCGCCTGCTCTGCGGGATGCCGTTTTCTTGCGCCGCGAAGTATTGATACGCGGGAAGAGCCGCCTACGCTTATGAGCAACGAGAAGGCAAACATCAATATCATAGTCGGAAAAGAGAGAGTTATTGCAGCCAGGCCATTTGCACCGACAAACTGTCCGACGAAGATGCGGTCAACTATGTTGTATATAGCACCTGCGAGCATACCTATCATAGCAGGCAGAGCAAAACTCAGGAGGAGTTTCGGTATCTTCTCCTGATCCATCTGCAGATGCTTGTTATCTATCAAAACTATTGAGGCTATATCAAAAACTTCCTTTCAAAGACAACTCTATCGGCCTTCTACCTTACCCTGAGATAGAAATCTTCCTTCGAACCATCGACTTCTTTCCCTTTTTGATCAAGCGCAGAAACGTGAACAGTGACTATTCTACCGTACATTGCTTCAGGAATGTCAAAGTTATGGCAAAATTCATATATTGAATCGGCAGACCATTCAGTGCCGTCACTTCTGTAGTTTCTCGTCAGAAAAACAGACCTCTCCTCTGTAAGAAGAACTCCGTCGATCATGTCCTCGAACACATAACGTATCTTGTCTATGCGGTTTCCGATTGTAAAAGTTCCATCGTCATTTGGGGTTACCTCTGAAAGCATCGGCTGTATGGGAGTTACCACGCCATACAGAGTGAGCCGTTTTCCCCTGTCTGTCGAAACAGAATCGTACACGTCCCAATCCACACATCCGGCGCTTTCGTCCGGATAATATTTATCCCTGCCACTGCCAAGCTCTGCGCGAGTTAAAGCCACCCTGTCCCCATATTCAAACGGAACGATACGTCCTTCTTTATGTGCCATTCCGGACCATTTTTCGTATTCCAGTTCGGGTTCACCAATGTCATAGTAATAGTAGATCATCTCATCGGAATCAAGCCAGCCTTCAAAGGCTATGCGGCCAAGCTCAACATCCTGAGCTGCGCAGCATGTCTCCCTGATATTATACATGACCGCATGGACACGTCCTTCAACGTACTCCATCGCGTCATTCATACGCCACCTGACCGGGATCTCGTATGCCAGATCCGGGCTGACAGGCCAGTAACCGGGGAATGGATCCTTATATACGCGGTAGCCATGTCGGGCCGCGAACTCCTCGACCTTCTTTATGTGCTTCGCAGGAGAGAAACGAGCGAGCATTTTCTCCTGCACTGTGCCGAACATCACATCCATTTCATTTTCCGCAAGGACCTCATCGCCGGAGAGTACTGTCGTGAACACACGATAGAGATTCCATTCAAGGTCTCCTGTGCCAGCCTTGCCATAGTCAGTGTCAAAGTCTTTGGTACAGCCGCCTTGTATCAGTACGGCGAAGCTATCCTCCGTTACGACAGCCTTCACGCTGGGATCGTAGAAACTGTCAGGATCACCGTGGTGATACACAAGGTCCGGAGGGGGAAATTTCATAAGTTTCTCCCGAGGGATGTCCACCCACGGGGCCTTGCCTTTATAGCGGAAATTTATGTCTAGTTCAGGCGTTAAGCCCGTCTTTCTGTCAACACGGCTTTGAATAGTACGTACCGGGATCTTGATCCCGTCCCTCACAAGCCCCGCGATAGCCATTTCGACACGAATATCCAGAGGCTGCTCGGCGGCACTCACTCCTTCGCGGTCCAATCTGCCGATAACATAAAAGTCACGCCCAGACTCAAAAACCTGTTCGTCTACGGAAGGGGAAAGCACGGAAACCCTGACCGCCTCCGCAGGACCGCAGGCGGCTGCATTGCACAGCATCAGACAAAAGAGCGCTCCCAAGAGCTTAAACCGGTTTTTCATATCTTTTTCACCCGCAAAATATCCCAATCTATCAGCACGTATCACAAAGCACAGACCAATAATGATATAATCCAAATTGCTGAAATATATATTTACATATTACTATCAAATGATGAAAACCGTGCGGCCTGAATTTTCAAGCAATTTATACGTGAGGTCCTTAAGCCTCCGTAGTATGGGGAGTGTTTCGAAAATGATGCAGACTCAGGACGAGAACATTATATATGACATCCTACTGTTCCTTAAGGAGAACGGTAGCCCTGCCGGGGCAGGCTCCGTACAGAGACACCTTGATACAAAGGGCTACTCCATGGCAGAAGCGACAGTGGGAAGACTCTTGCGCGAAATGGACTTCCGCGGGCTGACCGAAAAACACGGCAATCAGGGGCGTACCCTATCAGAAGGCGGGCTTAAACGCCTGCGTGAACTTGAAGAGTGGAAGTGGCAGGACAAATGGACAGAAGATTTCATGGATGTCCTTGACAGTAAAGAAAAGGGACGGCTAATCGAACTTCTGACCGCAAGGCGTCCTGTGGAGATAGAGGTAGCCAAGCTGGCTGCAGAGAACGCAACAAAAGAAGATATCGATAAGTTGCGGCATATTGTGGAAGAACAGGAAGATCTTGCGCGTAAAGGTAAATCCGTCTCTCACCTGGATACGGAATTTCATCTTCTTCTTGCCAAAGCCAGCGGCAACCAGATACTCGAAGCCATCGTCGGATT is part of the Synergistaceae bacterium genome and encodes:
- a CDS encoding FCD domain-containing protein, whose amino-acid sequence is MMQTQDENIIYDILLFLKENGSPAGAGSVQRHLDTKGYSMAEATVGRLLREMDFRGLTEKHGNQGRTLSEGGLKRLRELEEWKWQDKWTEDFMDVLDSKEKGRLIELLTARRPVEIEVAKLAAENATKEDIDKLRHIVEEQEDLARKGKSVSHLDTEFHLLLAKASGNQILEAIVGLLRKKQEDANEFEVIRRKTGHIYNTEHRKIFEAIEQRDADMAKLTMRRHLDNLMQSVEKTE